The following are encoded in a window of Arctopsyche grandis isolate Sample6627 chromosome 4, ASM5162203v2, whole genome shotgun sequence genomic DNA:
- the LOC143910929 gene encoding DDB1- and CUL4-associated factor 10 homolog isoform X3: MRLLAKDYGAYNALWAYQRELGFAPPIGAGDTFAKSLYSSMSLCAQWDALKDSDGLMHGGVFNLEFSPDGSLLVAACEKNSILTIDPLTYKKVYYVNNAHSDCVNYVKFLDTRTFATCSDDTTVALWDARNLQGPIRTLQGHSNWVKNIEYSVKDKLLVTSGLDGSIYTWDINSYTEWGFVYQRVFHAPGLMRCRISPDASQLVMCTTGGLIIIIHKLNLSTMAQDLHGFKPNMYRLMQMTKQHLPIAAMYDHLFDSNRKRNRVEFISDFPKNNDAQVVSSLQIHPQGWCALSRNISQGDKSEWTCIHDIQEGDNSDNESEEVVVRTSSRITRRTTRAAARGRAAAQNTSGQTNTRQLPARPIRPRRNVNTRNSPSSNTSRRASSVVSQNDVWEALLSVRQQRVRLDLSFRVAQPSRSSSSSSNSSNDNSLVVEYDGIPSENNQVKTRRNVLQNKKRLLYYIQEPNVGKGFIKELCFSADGRLVCSPYGYGVRLLSFTDNCSELPTCVPKTNNPVALTELWKSIYHDDYVVTAKFSPRHFMLATGCLSGRIIWYQPRA; the protein is encoded by the exons ATGAGACTGTTAGCCAAGGACTATGGCGCTTATAATGCCCTATGGGCTTATCAACGCGAACTCGGATTCGCTCCGCCAATTGGAGCTGGAGACACTTTCGCAAAGAGTCTATATTCTTCTATGAGCCTGTGTGCACAGTGGGATGCTTTGAAAGATTCGGACGGACTCATGCATGGTGGTGTTTTCAATCTGGAATTCTCTCCGGATGG GTCTCTCTTAGTAGCAGcatgtgaaaaaaattccaTACTTACTATAGATCCATTAACATACAAAAAAGTTTATTATGTTAACAATGCTCATTCGGATTGTGTTAACTATGTAAA ATTTTTAGACACGAGAACATTCGCAACATGCTCGGACGATACAACAGTTGCCCTTTGGGACGCACGAAATTTACAAGGCCCAATACGAACTCTACAAGGTCATTCAAATTGGGTGAAAAATATAGAATACTCagttaaagataaattactcgtTACGTCTGGGCTTGATGGTAGTATTTACACGTGGGACATCAACTCGTACACAGAATGGGGCTTCGTTTACCAAAGAGTGTTTCATGCACCAGGATTGATGAGGTGTCGTATATCTCCCGATGCTAGCCAACTCGTAATGTGTACTACCGGTGGactcataataataattcacaaattaaatCTGTCGACTATGGCTCAAGATTTGCATGGATTTAAA CCTAATATGTATCGACTAATGCAAATGACAAAGCAACATCTTCCAATAGCTGCAATGTATGACCATTTGTTTGATTCAAATAGGAAAAGAAACAGAGTTGAATTCATCAGCGATTTTCCGAAAAATAATGATGCACAAGTTGTTAGTTCTCTACAG ATCCATCCACAAGGATGGTGTGCACTGAGTCGAAATATTAGCCAAGGTGATAAATCTGAG TGGACATGTATTCACGACATACAAGAGGGTGATAATTCAGACAACGAATCAGAAGAAGTAGTAGTCCGTACATCAAGTAGAATTACTCGTAGAACTACACGAGCAGCTGCCAGGGGGAGAGCTGCAGCTCAGAACACTTCAGGACAAACTAATACTAGGCAATTACCTGCTAGGCCGATTCGTCCTAGAAGAAATGTCAACACTAGAAATTCGCCTTCATCTAATACTAGTCGAAGG GCATCATCTGTGGTAAGTCAAAATGACGTATGGGAAGCCTTGTTATCTGTAAGGCAGCAAAGAGTCCGGTTAGATTTATCATTCAG GGTTGCACAACCTTCTCGCAGTTCATCCAGTTCATCTAATTCGTCCAACGACAATTCTCTCGTGGTCGAATATGACGGCATTCCAAGCGAAAATAACCAAGTTAAAACCAGACGAaatgttttacaaaacaaaaaaagattgCTGTATTATATTCAAGAACCTAACGTTGGAAAAGGTTTCATAAAG GAATTATGTTTCTCGGCTGATGGTCGTCTCGTTTGCTCGCCATACGGTTACGGAGTACGATTGTTGAGTTTCACAGATAATTGTTCAGAGTTGCCAACATGCGTTCCAAAAACCAACAATCCAGTAGCACTAACGGAATTATGGAAAAGTATTTACCACGACGATTATGTTGTAACTGCCAAATTTAGTCCCAGACATTTCATGTTGGCTACTGGATGTCTCAGCGGAAGGATTATTTGGTATCAACCTCGtgcttaa
- the LOC143910929 gene encoding DDB1- and CUL4-associated factor 10 homolog isoform X1: MRLLAKDYGAYNALWAYQRELGFAPPIGAGDTFAKSLYSSMSLCAQWDALKDSDGLMHGGVFNLEFSPDGSLLVAACEKNSILTIDPLTYKKVYYVNNAHSDCVNYVKFLDTRTFATCSDDTTVALWDARNLQGPIRTLQGHSNWVKNIEYSVKDKLLVTSGLDGSIYTWDINSYTEWGFVYQRVFHAPGLMRCRISPDASQLVMCTTGGLIIIIHKLNLSTMAQDLHGFKPNMYRLMQMTKQHLPIAAMYDHLFDSNRKRNRVEFISDFPKNNDAQVVSSLQIHPQGWCALSRNISQGDKSEWTCIHDIQEGDNSDNESEEVVVRTSSRITRRTTRAAARGRAAAQNTSGQTNTRQLPARPIRPRRNVNTRNSPSSNTSRRASSVVSQNDVWEALLSVRQQRVRLDLSFRGETNRGFNMQHITGISSGISIPLDNDSLSNVPPFLSNRDRVAQPSRSSSSSSNSSNDNSLVVEYDGIPSENNQVKTRRNVLQNKKRLLYYIQEPNVGKGFIKVELCFSADGRLVCSPYGYGVRLLSFTDNCSELPTCVPKTNNPVALTELWKSIYHDDYVVTAKFSPRHFMLATGCLSGRIIWYQPRA, from the exons ATGAGACTGTTAGCCAAGGACTATGGCGCTTATAATGCCCTATGGGCTTATCAACGCGAACTCGGATTCGCTCCGCCAATTGGAGCTGGAGACACTTTCGCAAAGAGTCTATATTCTTCTATGAGCCTGTGTGCACAGTGGGATGCTTTGAAAGATTCGGACGGACTCATGCATGGTGGTGTTTTCAATCTGGAATTCTCTCCGGATGG GTCTCTCTTAGTAGCAGcatgtgaaaaaaattccaTACTTACTATAGATCCATTAACATACAAAAAAGTTTATTATGTTAACAATGCTCATTCGGATTGTGTTAACTATGTAAA ATTTTTAGACACGAGAACATTCGCAACATGCTCGGACGATACAACAGTTGCCCTTTGGGACGCACGAAATTTACAAGGCCCAATACGAACTCTACAAGGTCATTCAAATTGGGTGAAAAATATAGAATACTCagttaaagataaattactcgtTACGTCTGGGCTTGATGGTAGTATTTACACGTGGGACATCAACTCGTACACAGAATGGGGCTTCGTTTACCAAAGAGTGTTTCATGCACCAGGATTGATGAGGTGTCGTATATCTCCCGATGCTAGCCAACTCGTAATGTGTACTACCGGTGGactcataataataattcacaaattaaatCTGTCGACTATGGCTCAAGATTTGCATGGATTTAAA CCTAATATGTATCGACTAATGCAAATGACAAAGCAACATCTTCCAATAGCTGCAATGTATGACCATTTGTTTGATTCAAATAGGAAAAGAAACAGAGTTGAATTCATCAGCGATTTTCCGAAAAATAATGATGCACAAGTTGTTAGTTCTCTACAG ATCCATCCACAAGGATGGTGTGCACTGAGTCGAAATATTAGCCAAGGTGATAAATCTGAG TGGACATGTATTCACGACATACAAGAGGGTGATAATTCAGACAACGAATCAGAAGAAGTAGTAGTCCGTACATCAAGTAGAATTACTCGTAGAACTACACGAGCAGCTGCCAGGGGGAGAGCTGCAGCTCAGAACACTTCAGGACAAACTAATACTAGGCAATTACCTGCTAGGCCGATTCGTCCTAGAAGAAATGTCAACACTAGAAATTCGCCTTCATCTAATACTAGTCGAAGG GCATCATCTGTGGTAAGTCAAAATGACGTATGGGAAGCCTTGTTATCTGTAAGGCAGCAAAGAGTCCGGTTAGATTTATCATTCAG agGTGAAACGAATAGAGGTTTCAATATGCAACATATCACGGGAATCAGTTCCGGTATTAGTATACCATTAGACAATGATTCTTTATCAAACGTTCCACCTTTCCTGTCGAATCGCGATAG GGTTGCACAACCTTCTCGCAGTTCATCCAGTTCATCTAATTCGTCCAACGACAATTCTCTCGTGGTCGAATATGACGGCATTCCAAGCGAAAATAACCAAGTTAAAACCAGACGAaatgttttacaaaacaaaaaaagattgCTGTATTATATTCAAGAACCTAACGTTGGAAAAGGTTTCATAAAGGTA GAATTATGTTTCTCGGCTGATGGTCGTCTCGTTTGCTCGCCATACGGTTACGGAGTACGATTGTTGAGTTTCACAGATAATTGTTCAGAGTTGCCAACATGCGTTCCAAAAACCAACAATCCAGTAGCACTAACGGAATTATGGAAAAGTATTTACCACGACGATTATGTTGTAACTGCCAAATTTAGTCCCAGACATTTCATGTTGGCTACTGGATGTCTCAGCGGAAGGATTATTTGGTATCAACCTCGtgcttaa
- the LOC143910929 gene encoding DDB1- and CUL4-associated factor 10 homolog isoform X2 has translation MRLLAKDYGAYNALWAYQRELGFAPPIGAGDTFAKSLYSSMSLCAQWDALKDSDGLMHGGVFNLEFSPDGSLLVAACEKNSILTIDPLTYKKVYYVNNAHSDCVNYVKFLDTRTFATCSDDTTVALWDARNLQGPIRTLQGHSNWVKNIEYSVKDKLLVTSGLDGSIYTWDINSYTEWGFVYQRVFHAPGLMRCRISPDASQLVMCTTGGLIIIIHKLNLSTMAQDLHGFKPNMYRLMQMTKQHLPIAAMYDHLFDSNRKRNRVEFISDFPKNNDAQVVSSLQIHPQGWCALSRNISQGDKSEWTCIHDIQEGDNSDNESEEVVVRTSSRITRRTTRAAARGRAAAQNTSGQTNTRQLPARPIRPRRNVNTRNSPSSNTSRRASSVVSQNDVWEALLSVRQQRVRLDLSFRGETNRGFNMQHITGISSGISIPLDNDSLSNVPPFLSNRDRVAQPSRSSSSSSNSSNDNSLVVEYDGIPSENNQVKTRRNVLQNKKRLLYYIQEPNVGKGFIKELCFSADGRLVCSPYGYGVRLLSFTDNCSELPTCVPKTNNPVALTELWKSIYHDDYVVTAKFSPRHFMLATGCLSGRIIWYQPRA, from the exons ATGAGACTGTTAGCCAAGGACTATGGCGCTTATAATGCCCTATGGGCTTATCAACGCGAACTCGGATTCGCTCCGCCAATTGGAGCTGGAGACACTTTCGCAAAGAGTCTATATTCTTCTATGAGCCTGTGTGCACAGTGGGATGCTTTGAAAGATTCGGACGGACTCATGCATGGTGGTGTTTTCAATCTGGAATTCTCTCCGGATGG GTCTCTCTTAGTAGCAGcatgtgaaaaaaattccaTACTTACTATAGATCCATTAACATACAAAAAAGTTTATTATGTTAACAATGCTCATTCGGATTGTGTTAACTATGTAAA ATTTTTAGACACGAGAACATTCGCAACATGCTCGGACGATACAACAGTTGCCCTTTGGGACGCACGAAATTTACAAGGCCCAATACGAACTCTACAAGGTCATTCAAATTGGGTGAAAAATATAGAATACTCagttaaagataaattactcgtTACGTCTGGGCTTGATGGTAGTATTTACACGTGGGACATCAACTCGTACACAGAATGGGGCTTCGTTTACCAAAGAGTGTTTCATGCACCAGGATTGATGAGGTGTCGTATATCTCCCGATGCTAGCCAACTCGTAATGTGTACTACCGGTGGactcataataataattcacaaattaaatCTGTCGACTATGGCTCAAGATTTGCATGGATTTAAA CCTAATATGTATCGACTAATGCAAATGACAAAGCAACATCTTCCAATAGCTGCAATGTATGACCATTTGTTTGATTCAAATAGGAAAAGAAACAGAGTTGAATTCATCAGCGATTTTCCGAAAAATAATGATGCACAAGTTGTTAGTTCTCTACAG ATCCATCCACAAGGATGGTGTGCACTGAGTCGAAATATTAGCCAAGGTGATAAATCTGAG TGGACATGTATTCACGACATACAAGAGGGTGATAATTCAGACAACGAATCAGAAGAAGTAGTAGTCCGTACATCAAGTAGAATTACTCGTAGAACTACACGAGCAGCTGCCAGGGGGAGAGCTGCAGCTCAGAACACTTCAGGACAAACTAATACTAGGCAATTACCTGCTAGGCCGATTCGTCCTAGAAGAAATGTCAACACTAGAAATTCGCCTTCATCTAATACTAGTCGAAGG GCATCATCTGTGGTAAGTCAAAATGACGTATGGGAAGCCTTGTTATCTGTAAGGCAGCAAAGAGTCCGGTTAGATTTATCATTCAG agGTGAAACGAATAGAGGTTTCAATATGCAACATATCACGGGAATCAGTTCCGGTATTAGTATACCATTAGACAATGATTCTTTATCAAACGTTCCACCTTTCCTGTCGAATCGCGATAG GGTTGCACAACCTTCTCGCAGTTCATCCAGTTCATCTAATTCGTCCAACGACAATTCTCTCGTGGTCGAATATGACGGCATTCCAAGCGAAAATAACCAAGTTAAAACCAGACGAaatgttttacaaaacaaaaaaagattgCTGTATTATATTCAAGAACCTAACGTTGGAAAAGGTTTCATAAAG GAATTATGTTTCTCGGCTGATGGTCGTCTCGTTTGCTCGCCATACGGTTACGGAGTACGATTGTTGAGTTTCACAGATAATTGTTCAGAGTTGCCAACATGCGTTCCAAAAACCAACAATCCAGTAGCACTAACGGAATTATGGAAAAGTATTTACCACGACGATTATGTTGTAACTGCCAAATTTAGTCCCAGACATTTCATGTTGGCTACTGGATGTCTCAGCGGAAGGATTATTTGGTATCAACCTCGtgcttaa
- the LOC143910929 gene encoding DDB1- and CUL4-associated factor 10 homolog isoform X4: MRLLAKDYGAYNALWAYQRELGFAPPIGAGDTFAKSLYSSMSLCAQWDALKDSDGLMHGGVFNLEFSPDGSLLVAACEKNSILTIDPLTYKKVYYVNNAHSDCVNYVKFLDTRTFATCSDDTTVALWDARNLQGPIRTLQGHSNWVKNIEYSVKDKLLVTSGLDGSIYTWDINSYTEWGFVYQRVFHAPGLMRCRISPDASQLVMCTTGGLIIIIHKLNLSTMAQDLHGFKPNMYRLMQMTKQHLPIAAMYDHLFDSNRKRNRVEFISDFPKNNDAQVVSSLQIHPQGWCALSRNISQGDKSEWTCIHDIQEGDNSDNESEEVVVRTSSRITRRTTRAAARGRAAAQNTSGQTNTRQLPARPIRPRRNVNTRNSPSSNTSRRASSVVSQNDVWEALLSVRQQRVRLDLSFRGETNRGFNMQHITGISSGLHNLLAVHPVHLIRPTTILSWSNMTAFQAKITKLKPDEMFYKTKKDCCIIFKNLTLEKVS, translated from the exons ATGAGACTGTTAGCCAAGGACTATGGCGCTTATAATGCCCTATGGGCTTATCAACGCGAACTCGGATTCGCTCCGCCAATTGGAGCTGGAGACACTTTCGCAAAGAGTCTATATTCTTCTATGAGCCTGTGTGCACAGTGGGATGCTTTGAAAGATTCGGACGGACTCATGCATGGTGGTGTTTTCAATCTGGAATTCTCTCCGGATGG GTCTCTCTTAGTAGCAGcatgtgaaaaaaattccaTACTTACTATAGATCCATTAACATACAAAAAAGTTTATTATGTTAACAATGCTCATTCGGATTGTGTTAACTATGTAAA ATTTTTAGACACGAGAACATTCGCAACATGCTCGGACGATACAACAGTTGCCCTTTGGGACGCACGAAATTTACAAGGCCCAATACGAACTCTACAAGGTCATTCAAATTGGGTGAAAAATATAGAATACTCagttaaagataaattactcgtTACGTCTGGGCTTGATGGTAGTATTTACACGTGGGACATCAACTCGTACACAGAATGGGGCTTCGTTTACCAAAGAGTGTTTCATGCACCAGGATTGATGAGGTGTCGTATATCTCCCGATGCTAGCCAACTCGTAATGTGTACTACCGGTGGactcataataataattcacaaattaaatCTGTCGACTATGGCTCAAGATTTGCATGGATTTAAA CCTAATATGTATCGACTAATGCAAATGACAAAGCAACATCTTCCAATAGCTGCAATGTATGACCATTTGTTTGATTCAAATAGGAAAAGAAACAGAGTTGAATTCATCAGCGATTTTCCGAAAAATAATGATGCACAAGTTGTTAGTTCTCTACAG ATCCATCCACAAGGATGGTGTGCACTGAGTCGAAATATTAGCCAAGGTGATAAATCTGAG TGGACATGTATTCACGACATACAAGAGGGTGATAATTCAGACAACGAATCAGAAGAAGTAGTAGTCCGTACATCAAGTAGAATTACTCGTAGAACTACACGAGCAGCTGCCAGGGGGAGAGCTGCAGCTCAGAACACTTCAGGACAAACTAATACTAGGCAATTACCTGCTAGGCCGATTCGTCCTAGAAGAAATGTCAACACTAGAAATTCGCCTTCATCTAATACTAGTCGAAGG GCATCATCTGTGGTAAGTCAAAATGACGTATGGGAAGCCTTGTTATCTGTAAGGCAGCAAAGAGTCCGGTTAGATTTATCATTCAG agGTGAAACGAATAGAGGTTTCAATATGCAACATATCACGGGAATCAGTTCCG GGTTGCACAACCTTCTCGCAGTTCATCCAGTTCATCTAATTCGTCCAACGACAATTCTCTCGTGGTCGAATATGACGGCATTCCAAGCGAAAATAACCAAGTTAAAACCAGACGAaatgttttacaaaacaaaaaaagattgCTGTATTATATTCAAGAACCTAACGTTGGAAAAGGTTTCATAA